The sequence below is a genomic window from Dyadobacter chenwenxiniae.
ACTCCGGATTCAATGGTGCTGCAAAAAGATACACTTTGCCTGTTCCCGAAGTAACCTGATTTAGATAAGTCTGGCCGTTGCGCAGTGCAAGCACCATTTGCCCTTCATTAGCCCAGCTCCAAACAGGTGAAGCTGAGGGCAGGTTGAGGTTCAGTTCCTGCCGGACTGACTCTTCAAATACATCACTAAAAAACGGATTGTTTCGATCAGGGGCTGCCAATGCAACAGGCGCCGGATCACCATTCTGCGTTCCTGTAAGGCCGTTGACGCCAATTCGTGATAAAAAACCATTATAACTTTCGGTGTTAGGAGCAGCAGGCGGGATCACCGTAACGCTCCCGCCATTGCGAACGAGCTCCTGCAAATCCTGTGGCAAGGAGCCCGAAAGTGAGGTAACACCTTCCAAAACCACCAGATCCGTGTTTTTGATCAGCCCGGGATCTACATTGTTAGCACTGTAACTTTGGAGTGAAAACAGGCTGTCATTGGCGTAAACATTTTCAATGTAGTTACCGGGTGACTTTTGCCCATAAATATGGAGTACGCGGATCAGTGGCGATGCATTGAGCACGAAATAATAGTTGTTATCAAAAGTCACCGGGAAGTCGTCGAATGTGATCTGCCCTTTTTTATAGCCTTTCCCTTTTAAGTTGAAATTGAATTTCGCCGTTGCACTGCCGTTCGCAGGAACATTCACAGACGCCGTTGAAGCTTGTGTATTATCCAGATTCAACTTTAAGACAACGTTGCGAGCTGCTTCCGATCCGGAATTACTGACTTTAACAAATAGAATGTTATTCTGCAACTCGCGAATAAAAGGCGTGTTAAGCCAGGCCGAATCCACAAAAACATTCTTCTCAGCCGCAGCCTGAACGGGCACCAAAAACAGTTGATTAGTTGTGTCCGTTTTGAGTCCTGTGAGATCGCCCGAAGTGCTTTTTTGGAAATCGGAGAACCAGAAAAGTTGGTTTTTGCCCGCTTGCTGATGCCGGGACATAAGGTTTTCCTGCCTTTTATAAACCTGCTCAAAAGTGCGCGGCGTGTTTGATAAACCAATGGTTGTCAGCCTGTCACGTAGTTTTTCTGATGCATATAAACCCTGTTCCTGGGCCGCAAAGTCGT
It includes:
- a CDS encoding BatA domain-containing protein yields the protein MGFLFPSFLWGLLAVSVPIAIHIFNFRRTKKVYFTNVAFLKAVETKTRSVRQVKHWLVLAARILAIVCLALAFAQPFLPAENNQAVGRKGITSLYLDNSLSMESELNSKRYLDIATARLSDLLGLFRNATSLQLVTNDFAAQEQGLYASEKLRDRLTTIGLSNTPRTFEQVYKRQENLMSRHQQAGKNQLFWFSDFQKSTSGDLTGLKTDTTNQLFLVPVQAAAEKNVFVDSAWLNTPFIRELQNNILFVKVSNSGSEAARNVVLKLNLDNTQASTASVNVPANGSATAKFNFNLKGKGYKKGQITFDDFPVTFDNNYYFVLNASPLIRVLHIYGQKSPGNYIENVYANDSLFSLQSYSANNVDPGLIKNTDLVVLEGVTSLSGSLPQDLQELVRNGGSVTVIPPAAPNTESYNGFLSRIGVNGLTGTQNGDPAPVALAAPDRNNPFFSDVFEESVRQELNLNLPSASPVWSWANEGQMVLALRNGQTYLNQVTSGTGKVYLFAAPLNPEYGNIAQHAIFVPIMYKIAASSVRAQRTSFKFDENPISLNVEKAQPNTVYKLRRNKTEVIPVQRIAGNQLLLEIPQGDQLGEGLDAGYFELIKDNKVEQIIALNHNNAESKLQYYSPDELRTIFAGQKNIQIFDRIDDDAFSTAFQQQNMGTNLWKYFLYAALFFLLVEIALIRFLK